Proteins encoded by one window of Acidipropionibacterium virtanenii:
- a CDS encoding EcsC family protein has protein sequence MGIGSDIGKALMTQAPNLAPGAAVSLLRSILGFAIDGAPNLPGARKAAAKTLRRKGDVENSVKYLVNEHIAMAGAQGFASNLGGLITMAISIPANISGVAIVQTRMVASIAHLRGYDLDDPRVRAAVMTCLLGESEVQGLIEKKDLPSSPMGIATAPMNDPDLERTVALRLLNVLIGQSAGKQLPLLIGKKIPVLGGGIGATTDSFTTWNVSKYARAQFPTRRPR, from the coding sequence ATGGGAATCGGTAGCGATATCGGGAAGGCCCTCATGACTCAAGCGCCCAACCTCGCCCCCGGGGCCGCGGTCTCGCTGCTGCGGTCGATCCTGGGATTCGCGATCGACGGAGCCCCGAACCTGCCGGGGGCCCGCAAGGCCGCGGCGAAGACGCTGCGACGCAAGGGAGACGTCGAGAACTCGGTGAAGTACCTCGTCAATGAGCACATCGCGATGGCCGGCGCGCAGGGATTCGCCTCGAACCTGGGCGGCCTGATCACCATGGCGATCTCCATCCCCGCCAACATCTCGGGGGTCGCGATCGTCCAGACCAGGATGGTGGCCTCCATCGCCCATCTGCGCGGATACGACCTGGACGACCCGCGGGTGCGCGCCGCGGTGATGACATGCCTGCTCGGCGAGTCGGAGGTTCAGGGCCTCATCGAGAAGAAGGACCTGCCCAGCTCCCCGATGGGTATCGCGACGGCCCCGATGAACGATCCCGATCTGGAACGCACCGTGGCGCTGCGGCTGCTCAACGTCCTCATCGGACAGTCCGCCGGAAAGCAGCTGCCGCTGCTCATCGGCAAGAAGATCCCCGTACTGGGCGGCGGCATCGGCGCCACCACGGACAGCTTCACGACCTGGAACGTCTCCAAGTACGCCAGAGCCCAGTTCCCGACCCGCCGGCCCCGCTGA
- the aat gene encoding leucyl/phenylalanyl-tRNA--protein transferase, with product MTTPELFGDPDQWPDQDLVAVSEAFGPHLVLTALHEGVFPMPIDGDEAPEPLRAGMGWWSPRLRANLPLEGIRVARSLRKSARHYHTTVDTGFEDVVRRCADPARPLGWIDSRICDAYSFLHGSGWAHSVETWDDDGRLVGGLYGVSVGGLFSGESMFHDPEHGRDASKVALLRLACELAATAPRLLDVQWLTPHLESLGARETSRQSYLDSLDEILAAPGPDWTPAPNTPWSGRRLLEEFDRRPLSEWDDRRRPVPAGPHRADPAQDSR from the coding sequence GTGACCACCCCAGAGCTTTTCGGCGACCCCGACCAGTGGCCCGATCAGGACCTGGTGGCGGTCTCGGAGGCTTTCGGCCCCCACCTGGTGCTGACGGCCCTGCACGAAGGCGTCTTCCCGATGCCGATCGACGGTGACGAGGCGCCCGAGCCGTTGCGCGCCGGCATGGGATGGTGGTCCCCGAGGCTCCGGGCGAACCTGCCGCTGGAGGGGATCCGGGTGGCCCGGAGCCTGCGGAAATCAGCCCGGCACTACCACACCACCGTCGACACCGGCTTCGAGGACGTGGTGCGCCGCTGCGCCGACCCGGCGCGGCCACTGGGATGGATCGACTCTCGGATATGCGACGCCTACAGCTTTCTGCACGGCAGCGGCTGGGCCCATTCCGTGGAGACCTGGGATGACGACGGGCGGCTGGTCGGCGGCCTGTACGGGGTCAGTGTGGGCGGCCTGTTCTCGGGCGAGTCGATGTTCCACGATCCCGAGCACGGTCGCGACGCCTCCAAGGTGGCCCTGCTCAGGCTCGCCTGCGAGCTCGCGGCCACCGCGCCGAGGCTCCTCGACGTCCAGTGGCTCACCCCGCATCTGGAATCCCTGGGGGCGCGGGAGACGTCTCGCCAGAGTTATCTCGACAGCCTTGACGAGATCCTCGCAGCACCCGGGCCGGACTGGACCCCGGCCCCGAACACACCGTGGTCGGGCAGGCGGCTGCTGGAGGAGTTCGACCGGCGTCCCCTTTCTGAGTGGGATGATCGGCGCAGACCGGTTCCGGCCGGTCCGCACCGGGCAGATCCCGCTCAAGATTCTCGATGA
- the pheA gene encoding prephenate dehydratase, whose translation MLGYFGPAGTFTHQALRTLGTGDSRPFSSVVSAISAASAGEVEASLVPIENSVEGGVSATLDTLASVGGLQILREVVIPVQFGLYVRPGITLAEVTSVLTHPHAAAQCRGWLDAHLPKGTDITEGGSTAGAAKEVSDPFSRYDAAVCAPVAAEMYNLVPAAERIADNANAVTRFVLVGRRGPVAARTGDDRTTVVAFMHEDHPGALLDILQQFAFRGINLSRIESRPTKDQLGSYCFSIDAVGHIDDERMAAALKGLHRVCSEVTFLGSYPHAVVDGTPAPAQPPAPAGSTDRAYREAETWFAEVTGRSVEQQTRAGD comes from the coding sequence GTGCTCGGATACTTCGGTCCCGCCGGGACCTTCACCCATCAGGCGCTGCGGACCCTCGGAACCGGGGACTCCCGGCCCTTCTCCAGCGTCGTCTCGGCGATCTCCGCGGCCTCGGCGGGCGAGGTCGAGGCGTCTCTGGTGCCGATCGAGAACTCTGTGGAGGGCGGCGTCAGCGCCACCCTGGACACCCTGGCCTCGGTGGGCGGTCTCCAGATCCTCCGAGAGGTCGTCATCCCCGTCCAGTTCGGCCTCTACGTCCGCCCCGGGATCACCCTGGCCGAGGTCACCAGTGTCCTCACCCACCCGCATGCCGCCGCCCAGTGCCGGGGCTGGCTGGACGCCCACCTGCCCAAGGGCACCGACATCACCGAGGGCGGCTCCACCGCGGGCGCCGCCAAGGAGGTCTCCGACCCCTTCTCCCGCTACGACGCCGCGGTCTGCGCGCCGGTGGCCGCAGAGATGTACAACCTCGTCCCGGCCGCCGAGCGCATCGCCGACAACGCCAACGCGGTGACCCGTTTCGTGCTGGTGGGACGCCGTGGACCGGTGGCCGCGCGCACCGGCGACGACCGCACCACCGTGGTCGCGTTCATGCACGAGGACCATCCCGGCGCCCTGCTCGACATCCTCCAGCAGTTCGCCTTCCGCGGGATCAACCTGTCGCGCATCGAGTCGCGTCCCACCAAGGACCAGCTCGGCAGCTACTGCTTCTCCATCGACGCCGTGGGTCATATCGACGACGAGCGGATGGCCGCGGCCCTCAAGGGGCTCCACCGGGTGTGCTCCGAGGTGACCTTCCTCGGCTCCTACCCGCACGCCGTCGTCGACGGCACACCGGCCCCGGCGCAGCCCCCTGCCCCAGCTGGATCCACCGACCGCGCCTACCGGGAGGCCGAGACCTGGTTCGCCGAGGTGACCGGACGCAGCGTCGAGCAGCAGACCAGAGCCGGGGACTGA
- the serS gene encoding serine--tRNA ligase, which produces MIDPKLLRTDPDRVRRSQIARGEDPSVVDELVAAGESRRHAISAHESLRAEQKSLGKQIARASGGQKTELLARTRQIAGQVAGLKKQAEAAEQRFLELDKTLGNIVIDGVPAGGEDEGVVLETVGTPRDFAAEGFTPKDHLEIGEGLGAIDMERGTKISGSRFYVLTGVGAQLEIALLNLAMTKAAGWGFTPMIPPALVKPSAMEGTGFLGQAADDVYYLPKDDQYLVGTSEVALAAFHSDEILDDAELPKCYVAFSPCFRREAGSYGKDTRGIFRVHWFDKVEMFVYCLPEEAEDWHARLLGFEREFIEALEIPYQVLDVASGDLGLSAARKYDCYAWLPTQNRYREITSTSNCTTFQARRLSIRHRGPDGVEPLATLNGTLCAMTRIIIMLLENHQNADGTVNVPAALRPFLGGKEKLG; this is translated from the coding sequence ATGATCGATCCCAAGCTCCTGCGCACAGATCCCGACCGCGTCCGCCGCTCCCAGATCGCCCGCGGTGAGGACCCCTCGGTCGTCGACGAGCTGGTCGCTGCCGGCGAGTCCCGTCGTCACGCCATCTCCGCGCACGAGTCCCTGCGCGCCGAGCAGAAGAGCCTGGGCAAGCAGATCGCGAGGGCCTCCGGTGGCCAGAAGACCGAGCTGCTGGCCCGCACCAGGCAGATCGCCGGGCAGGTGGCCGGTCTCAAGAAGCAGGCCGAGGCCGCCGAGCAGCGTTTCCTCGAACTCGACAAGACCCTGGGCAACATCGTCATCGACGGCGTGCCCGCCGGAGGCGAGGACGAGGGCGTGGTGCTGGAGACCGTCGGTACGCCGCGCGACTTCGCCGCCGAGGGCTTCACACCGAAGGACCACCTGGAGATCGGCGAGGGGCTGGGCGCCATCGACATGGAGCGGGGCACCAAGATCTCCGGATCGCGGTTCTACGTGCTCACCGGGGTGGGCGCCCAGCTGGAGATCGCCCTGCTCAACCTGGCCATGACCAAGGCCGCCGGATGGGGATTCACCCCGATGATCCCCCCGGCCCTGGTCAAGCCCTCGGCCATGGAGGGCACCGGGTTCCTGGGCCAGGCCGCCGACGACGTCTACTACCTGCCCAAGGACGACCAGTACCTGGTCGGCACCTCCGAGGTGGCCCTGGCCGCCTTCCACTCCGATGAGATCCTCGACGACGCCGAGCTTCCGAAATGCTATGTGGCCTTCTCCCCGTGCTTCCGCCGCGAGGCCGGCTCCTACGGCAAGGACACCCGCGGCATCTTCCGGGTGCACTGGTTCGACAAGGTCGAGATGTTCGTCTACTGCCTGCCCGAGGAGGCCGAGGACTGGCACGCCAGGCTGCTCGGCTTCGAACGGGAGTTCATCGAGGCCCTGGAGATCCCCTACCAGGTGCTCGACGTGGCGTCGGGGGACCTGGGCCTGTCGGCCGCCCGCAAGTACGACTGCTACGCCTGGCTGCCCACCCAGAATCGGTACCGGGAGATCACCTCGACCTCCAACTGCACCACCTTCCAGGCCCGTCGGCTGTCCATCCGGCACCGCGGGCCCGACGGCGTCGAACCCCTGGCGACCCTCAACGGCACCCTGTGCGCGATGACCCGGATCATCATCATGCTCCTGGAGAACCACCAGAACGCCGACGGGACGGTCAACGTCCCGGCCGCCCTGCGCCCCTTCCTGGGCGGCAAGGAGAAGCTGGGCTGA
- a CDS encoding DUF4921 family protein: MTANDEHSYYRELADGTIKQVNPFTGVQVWTVPGRGSRPLSRPITDPRPITDADRVAACAFCQNRVLETPPEKSRLIPTLSTGASSADDSTEIMRGYRVLRHVPAGDLSATTAEFRRIPNLFEILSWEYWHANHGLELPADARHWQEDYLSDPAGLAHVHRILDSKFAAQGLDLQATRLSAADLRGESAPFFAGGHDVVLARRHYADDATTTAGLAGSGTLSVLEHRAFIAATVATMGNLYASNPEARYVAAFQNWLKPAGASFDHLHKQLVAIDDIGHSNDEVLSRATGDPAMFNRWGPDFAIGHNHILAANDDAVAFVGFGHRYPSVEVWSTDSCDQPWRMDAGKVDAVSDLLHAMHVAVGTDVPSNEEWHHRPVGVGTPMPWRIILKLRVSTLAGFEGSTKVYVNTISPASLTARLLPRLVSARRAGRIAEMRIGAECDLPRGILQSVG, translated from the coding sequence GTGACGGCGAATGACGAGCACAGCTACTACAGGGAGCTGGCGGACGGCACCATCAAGCAGGTGAACCCGTTCACCGGCGTTCAGGTGTGGACCGTTCCCGGGAGGGGATCCCGTCCGCTCAGCCGCCCGATCACCGACCCGCGTCCCATCACCGACGCCGATCGCGTCGCCGCCTGCGCCTTCTGCCAGAACCGGGTGCTGGAGACCCCGCCGGAGAAGTCCCGCCTCATCCCCACCCTGTCGACCGGAGCGTCGAGCGCCGACGACTCCACCGAGATCATGCGCGGGTACCGGGTGCTTCGCCACGTCCCCGCCGGCGACCTGTCCGCCACCACCGCCGAGTTCCGCAGGATCCCGAACCTCTTCGAGATCCTCTCCTGGGAGTACTGGCACGCCAACCACGGCCTCGAACTGCCCGCAGACGCCCGCCACTGGCAGGAGGACTACCTCTCCGATCCCGCCGGCCTGGCTCACGTCCACCGCATCCTGGACTCCAAGTTCGCCGCCCAGGGTTTGGACCTCCAGGCCACGCGGCTCAGCGCGGCGGACCTGCGCGGCGAGTCCGCACCCTTCTTCGCCGGTGGGCACGACGTCGTCCTGGCACGCCGCCACTACGCCGACGACGCCACCACCACCGCCGGACTGGCCGGCTCGGGCACCCTCAGCGTCCTGGAGCACCGCGCCTTCATCGCGGCCACGGTGGCCACGATGGGCAACCTCTACGCCTCCAACCCTGAGGCGCGCTACGTCGCGGCATTCCAGAACTGGCTGAAACCCGCCGGCGCCTCCTTCGACCACCTCCACAAGCAGCTGGTGGCCATCGACGACATCGGCCACAGCAACGACGAGGTGCTCAGCCGGGCCACCGGGGACCCGGCCATGTTCAACCGCTGGGGCCCCGACTTCGCCATCGGTCACAACCACATCCTGGCGGCCAACGACGACGCGGTGGCCTTCGTCGGCTTCGGTCACCGCTACCCGTCGGTGGAGGTGTGGTCCACCGACTCCTGCGACCAGCCGTGGCGGATGGATGCCGGGAAGGTCGACGCCGTCTCCGACCTGCTGCATGCCATGCATGTGGCGGTGGGCACCGACGTCCCCTCCAATGAGGAGTGGCACCACCGGCCGGTCGGCGTCGGGACGCCGATGCCCTGGCGGATCATCCTCAAGCTGCGGGTCTCAACCCTCGCCGGTTTCGAGGGCAGCACGAAGGTCTACGTCAACACCATCTCCCCGGCCTCCCTGACCGCCCGCCTGCTGCCCAGGCTGGTGTCGGCCAGACGGGCCGGACGGATCGCCGAGATGAGGATCGGCGCCGAGTGCGATCTGCCCCGAGGAATCCTGCAGAGCGTGGGGTGA
- a CDS encoding cellulase family glycosylhydrolase, translating into MRRHDHRLPDVWLGTNFWSRTGGPLMWRNYSPAVVRQELRVLHDHGLTMTRSFFYWPDFQPGPERLDEEKISHFADFLEAHAELGMSTVPTFIVGHMSGENWDPEWRADRPIYSDVWMVSQQAWYVEHLTRRFADHPAIAGWLISNEIPIYGGEAPEPVVTAWARLMVQAVRAGGGHQPVSIGDGAWGLEVSGHDSGFSVRRLAELTDFVGPHVYAMETDLIRSHLKAAFICELAAVGQRPVVLEEFGLSTDFASGAKAERFYRQFLFTTLTAGATGWIAWNNTDYDDLAAQRPYSHHPFEMHFGITDSQGRPKPPLKALGEFSRVLGTMDLPRCRRADVDAAIVVPSYLSAGYPFHDETQRRLAAAHGEQAYIAAKEAGLPVGVVREEEDGGLPEGYRLYLLPSVKELAAPSWLQLADLARGGATVYVSYCAGESPGQRGPWWTSPDELFGVRNDLAYGLNDPVDDVITIRFTADLGDIRAGQTLEFTAAGNENSRAYLPVEVTDGRVVAVDRNGRPMIVVKDHGSGRAVLSTIPVEHFAARRRGANPEDTWRLYQALASLARIPRPLGVEDPLVLVDSLEREDGVVFHILVSEHPDQTRVRVSGGAALTDPDGTPVGETVLLEPYGVAVLLSGGGPEAAR; encoded by the coding sequence ATGCGACGTCACGACCACCGCCTGCCCGATGTCTGGCTCGGGACCAATTTCTGGTCCCGGACCGGCGGGCCACTGATGTGGCGGAACTACTCCCCGGCCGTCGTGCGCCAGGAGTTGCGCGTCCTGCACGACCACGGCCTGACGATGACCAGGTCGTTCTTCTACTGGCCGGACTTCCAGCCCGGACCGGAACGACTCGACGAGGAGAAGATCTCGCACTTCGCGGACTTCCTCGAGGCCCACGCCGAACTCGGCATGTCGACCGTGCCGACCTTCATCGTCGGCCACATGTCGGGGGAGAACTGGGATCCCGAGTGGCGGGCGGACCGGCCGATCTACTCCGACGTCTGGATGGTCTCCCAGCAGGCCTGGTACGTCGAGCACCTCACCCGTCGTTTCGCCGACCATCCGGCGATCGCCGGGTGGCTCATCTCCAACGAGATCCCGATCTACGGCGGCGAGGCCCCCGAGCCCGTCGTCACAGCCTGGGCCAGGCTCATGGTGCAGGCCGTCCGCGCCGGCGGCGGGCATCAGCCGGTCTCGATCGGCGACGGAGCCTGGGGGCTGGAGGTCAGCGGCCACGACTCCGGGTTCTCGGTGCGCCGGCTGGCCGAGCTCACCGACTTCGTCGGGCCGCACGTCTACGCCATGGAGACCGACCTCATCCGCTCCCACCTCAAGGCCGCCTTCATCTGCGAGCTGGCCGCCGTCGGGCAGCGCCCCGTGGTGCTGGAGGAGTTCGGGCTGTCGACCGACTTCGCCTCGGGGGCGAAGGCCGAGCGGTTCTACCGGCAGTTCCTGTTCACCACGCTGACCGCCGGCGCCACCGGGTGGATCGCATGGAACAACACCGACTACGACGACCTCGCCGCCCAGCGCCCCTACAGCCATCACCCCTTCGAGATGCACTTCGGCATCACCGACTCCCAGGGGCGGCCCAAGCCGCCGCTCAAGGCGCTCGGCGAGTTCTCCCGGGTGCTGGGGACGATGGACCTTCCCCGTTGCCGGCGCGCCGACGTCGACGCCGCGATCGTCGTTCCGTCATACCTGTCGGCGGGCTACCCGTTCCACGACGAGACTCAGCGCAGGCTCGCGGCCGCCCACGGCGAGCAGGCCTACATCGCCGCCAAGGAGGCCGGCCTGCCGGTCGGCGTCGTCCGCGAGGAGGAGGACGGCGGCCTGCCGGAGGGGTACCGGCTGTACCTGCTGCCCTCGGTCAAGGAGCTCGCCGCGCCCAGCTGGCTCCAGCTGGCCGATCTGGCCCGGGGCGGGGCCACCGTCTACGTCTCCTACTGCGCCGGGGAGTCCCCCGGCCAGCGCGGGCCGTGGTGGACCTCCCCCGACGAGCTGTTCGGGGTGCGCAACGATCTGGCCTACGGCCTCAACGATCCGGTCGACGACGTCATCACCATCCGGTTCACGGCTGACCTCGGCGACATCCGCGCCGGCCAGACGCTGGAGTTCACGGCGGCCGGCAACGAGAACTCCCGAGCCTACCTTCCGGTCGAGGTGACCGACGGGAGGGTGGTGGCGGTCGACCGGAACGGCCGCCCGATGATCGTCGTCAAGGATCACGGCTCCGGGCGGGCAGTGCTCTCGACCATCCCCGTCGAGCACTTCGCGGCACGACGCCGCGGCGCCAACCCCGAGGACACCTGGCGGCTCTACCAGGCGCTGGCGAGCCTGGCCCGGATCCCGAGACCGCTGGGCGTCGAGGATCCCCTGGTGCTGGTCGACAGCCTGGAGCGCGAGGACGGCGTCGTCTTCCACATCCTGGTGAGCGAGCATCCCGACCAGACCCGGGTCCGGGTCTCCGGCGGGGCGGCTCTCACCGATCCGGACGGGACGCCGGTCGGCGAGACAGTGCTTCTGGAGCCCTACGGCGTCGCGGTACTCCTCAGCGGGGGCGGCCCGGAGGCCGCGCGATGA
- a CDS encoding carbohydrate ABC transporter permease has translation MRDTRGEKIFRWVTIVILTVFILLPLYVMATSAIKPLGDVQGDFAWWPSHVTFSAFRSMWRTIPLADYFVNSLIVCSIATLCSVIIAIFASFAISRWRFKGRSIFSTTVLSTQMFPGVLFLLPLYIIFVNIDTSTGITLIGTKLGLIITYLTFSLPFSIWMLAGYLDGIPRELDEASMVDGCTPWGALWRVVLPAARPGVVAVAIYSFMTAWGEVLFASVMTTDANRTLAVGLRLYSTQTNVYWNEIMAASLVVSVPVVLAFLVLQRSFVAGLTAGAVK, from the coding sequence ATGCGTGACACGCGTGGCGAGAAGATCTTCCGCTGGGTGACGATCGTCATCCTGACCGTCTTCATCCTCCTCCCCCTCTACGTCATGGCGACCTCGGCCATCAAGCCTCTCGGTGACGTCCAGGGCGACTTCGCATGGTGGCCGAGCCATGTCACCTTCTCGGCGTTCCGCTCGATGTGGCGGACCATCCCGCTGGCCGACTACTTCGTCAACAGCCTCATCGTGTGCTCGATCGCCACCCTGTGCAGTGTCATCATCGCCATCTTCGCCTCATTCGCGATATCCAGGTGGCGATTCAAGGGCCGCAGTATTTTCAGCACGACCGTGCTGTCCACCCAGATGTTCCCCGGAGTTCTCTTCCTGCTTCCGCTGTACATCATCTTCGTCAATATCGACACCTCGACCGGGATCACGCTCATCGGGACGAAGCTCGGTCTCATCATCACCTATCTCACCTTCTCCCTACCATTCTCGATCTGGATGCTCGCCGGATATCTCGACGGCATTCCGCGGGAACTCGACGAGGCCTCCATGGTGGACGGCTGCACTCCATGGGGAGCCCTGTGGCGGGTCGTGCTGCCGGCAGCGAGGCCCGGCGTCGTCGCGGTGGCGATCTACTCCTTCATGACGGCCTGGGGAGAGGTGCTCTTCGCATCGGTGATGACCACCGACGCCAACCGCACGCTGGCGGTGGGGCTGCGCCTCTACTCCACCCAGACCAACGTCTACTGGAACGAGATCATGGCGGCCTCCCTGGTCGTGAGCGTCCCGGTGGTCCTGGCATTCCTGGTGCTTCAGCGCAGCTTCGTCGCCGGCCTGACGGCCGGGGCCGTCAAGTAG
- a CDS encoding carbohydrate ABC transporter permease, translating to MAITTTPASAGKPPRGHRRPARHRTGQGRTGQGRTARRAYWWFPYLIVAPAVILEIAIHIIPMLTGVWMSFVKLTKFFIRNWAEAPWIGLGNYQYAIDINTAVGASLVHSFLITCAYTVIVVGASWILGMAAAVALQKAFRGRAVWRTIFLIPYALPMYAGIITWNFMFQRDTGMFNHLLVDQLHLMTSRPFLLIGGNAFGSLVVVSIWRMWPFAFLMIMAGLQSIPTDIYEASAIDGASPWRQWRTITVPMLGSVNKVLILVMFLWVFNDFNTPYVLFGNGQPPSGDLISFHIYNASFLSWDFGTGAAMSVMLLIFLLIISLIYLYFINRSGDDDA from the coding sequence ATGGCGATCACGACAACACCGGCATCGGCCGGGAAACCACCGCGCGGCCACCGTCGCCCAGCACGGCACAGGACTGGACAGGGCAGGACTGGACAGGGCAGAACGGCACGGCGAGCGTACTGGTGGTTCCCCTACCTCATCGTCGCCCCCGCGGTGATCCTCGAGATCGCCATCCATATCATCCCGATGCTCACCGGGGTGTGGATGAGCTTCGTCAAGCTCACGAAATTCTTCATCCGCAACTGGGCGGAGGCCCCGTGGATCGGGTTGGGCAACTACCAGTACGCGATCGACATCAACACCGCGGTCGGCGCCTCGCTGGTGCACTCCTTCCTCATCACCTGCGCCTACACCGTCATCGTGGTCGGGGCCTCGTGGATCCTGGGGATGGCCGCCGCCGTCGCGCTCCAGAAGGCATTCCGGGGCAGGGCCGTCTGGCGCACCATCTTCCTCATCCCCTACGCGCTGCCCATGTACGCCGGGATCATCACCTGGAACTTCATGTTCCAGCGGGACACCGGGATGTTCAACCATCTGTTGGTCGATCAGCTCCATCTCATGACGTCGAGGCCCTTCCTGCTCATCGGGGGCAACGCCTTCGGATCCCTCGTCGTCGTGTCCATCTGGCGGATGTGGCCCTTCGCCTTCCTCATGATCATGGCCGGACTCCAGTCCATCCCGACCGACATCTACGAGGCCTCGGCCATCGACGGGGCGAGTCCCTGGCGCCAGTGGCGGACGATCACCGTTCCGATGCTGGGCTCTGTGAACAAGGTGCTGATCCTGGTGATGTTCCTCTGGGTCTTCAACGATTTCAACACCCCGTACGTACTCTTCGGGAACGGCCAGCCTCCCTCCGGGGATCTCATCTCCTTCCACATCTACAACGCGTCGTTCCTGTCATGGGATTTCGGCACCGGGGCGGCCATGAGCGTCATGCTGCTGATATTCCTCCTCATCATCTCCCTGATCTATCTGTACTTCATCAACCGATCGGGGGACGACGATGCGTGA
- a CDS encoding ABC transporter substrate-binding protein: MATTRRQFLALGSMAAVALASTACGSKSSNGGSGTDDKSTTLTYWASNQGTSLANDKEVLAPVLAAFTKKTGIKVSLEVIGWNDLQTRIQTAITSGQGPDVLNIGNTWGVSLQATGGLMEFGDAEMKAIGGSDRFVKAALQTGGAAGTRPTSIPLYGLAYGLYYNKAMFKAAGVNPPTTWEEMVAAGKKLTDPSKNVYGMSLAAASYTENAHFAFIDAAQNGAALFDSSGKPTFTSSGVVDGVLRYIDLMQTDKIVNTSDSQYDNGTLSVTAFAKKKAAMIINQNNADATIIAAGMKAGDFGVVPFPAPKDAKKDVASHIAGINIAVMKSTRHKDQALKFVNYMTSESVQETLGKPYSALPVLKDGKATFTTDADELKVFTDVYNTKSEPLPLVPNEDQFESSVGKAMNNLFAKAATGKTVGSADVRAVLKTAQDSIR; encoded by the coding sequence ATGGCAACAACTCGGCGCCAGTTCCTGGCCCTCGGCTCCATGGCGGCGGTGGCGCTGGCGTCCACTGCGTGCGGGAGCAAGAGCTCCAACGGCGGATCCGGCACGGACGACAAGAGCACGACCCTCACCTACTGGGCGTCGAATCAGGGCACCAGCCTCGCCAACGACAAGGAGGTGCTGGCCCCCGTCCTGGCCGCCTTCACCAAGAAGACCGGCATCAAGGTCTCCCTAGAGGTGATCGGCTGGAACGATCTCCAGACCCGGATCCAGACGGCGATCACCTCCGGCCAGGGACCCGACGTCCTGAACATCGGCAATACCTGGGGGGTGTCCCTCCAGGCCACCGGCGGGCTGATGGAGTTCGGCGACGCGGAGATGAAGGCGATCGGCGGGTCCGACCGTTTCGTCAAGGCCGCTCTGCAGACCGGTGGCGCCGCCGGGACCAGGCCGACGTCGATCCCCCTGTACGGCCTGGCCTACGGGCTCTACTACAACAAGGCGATGTTCAAGGCCGCCGGGGTCAACCCACCGACCACCTGGGAGGAGATGGTCGCCGCCGGCAAGAAGCTCACCGATCCCTCCAAGAACGTCTACGGCATGAGTCTGGCCGCGGCCTCGTACACCGAGAACGCCCACTTCGCGTTCATCGACGCCGCGCAGAACGGAGCGGCGCTGTTCGACTCCTCGGGGAAACCGACCTTCACCTCCTCGGGAGTCGTCGACGGGGTGCTGCGATACATCGATCTCATGCAGACCGACAAGATCGTCAACACCTCCGACTCGCAGTACGACAACGGCACCCTGTCGGTGACGGCCTTCGCGAAGAAGAAGGCCGCGATGATCATCAACCAGAACAACGCGGACGCCACGATCATCGCTGCGGGGATGAAGGCAGGCGATTTCGGCGTGGTTCCCTTCCCGGCCCCCAAGGATGCCAAGAAGGACGTCGCCAGCCACATCGCAGGCATCAACATCGCGGTCATGAAGAGCACGAGGCACAAGGACCAGGCACTCAAATTCGTCAACTACATGACGAGCGAGTCCGTGCAGGAGACCCTCGGCAAGCCCTACTCGGCCCTGCCGGTGCTCAAGGACGGCAAGGCGACCTTCACCACGGACGCCGACGAGCTCAAGGTCTTCACCGACGTCTACAACACGAAGTCCGAGCCCCTTCCCCTGGTGCCCAACGAGGATCAGTTCGAGTCGAGCGTCGGCAAGGCGATGAACAACCTCTTCGCCAAGGCGGCGACCGGTAAGACGGTCGGCAGCGCGGACGTCCGGGCCGTTCTCAAGACCGCCCAGGACTCGATCCGCTAG